Proteins from a genomic interval of Polaribacter sejongensis:
- a CDS encoding N-formylglutamate amidohydrolase, with translation MKLIITCEHGGNEIPNTYKTLFTDKEILSTHRGYDLGALDVFNSLKTLATYTDYSKTSRLLIELNRSLWHKNLFSEFTKKLSFIEKEHLIKSYYEVYRNRVENKIKALITKEKKVIHLSIHSFTPILNDDVRNCDIGLLYDSSNPHEKNIAIQLKASLYTINPKWNVRFNYPYLGKADGFTTYLRKAFSKKYVGIEVELNQKFSKNNSMNLELKNDLYQAISELKD, from the coding sequence ATGAAACTTATTATAACTTGCGAGCATGGAGGAAATGAAATTCCAAATACCTACAAGACTCTTTTTACTGATAAAGAAATATTAAGCACGCACAGAGGTTATGATTTAGGAGCATTAGATGTTTTTAATTCGCTAAAAACGTTAGCAACCTACACTGATTACAGTAAAACAAGTAGACTGTTAATTGAGCTAAATAGATCTCTTTGGCATAAAAACTTATTCTCTGAATTCACTAAAAAACTATCTTTTATTGAAAAAGAACACCTCATTAAAAGTTATTATGAGGTGTATAGAAATAGGGTAGAAAATAAAATTAAAGCACTTATTACAAAGGAAAAAAAGGTTATACATCTTTCTATACACTCATTTACGCCTATTTTAAATGACGATGTTCGGAATTGTGATATTGGCTTGCTATATGATTCTTCAAATCCGCATGAAAAAAATATTGCCATACAACTTAAAGCTAGCTTGTATACAATAAACCCCAAATGGAATGTCCGTTTTAACTATCCTTATTTAGGAAAAGCAGACGGATTTACAACGTATTTAAGAAAGGCTTTTAGTAAAAAATATGTAGGAATTGAGGTTGAACTCAATCAAAAGTTTTCTAAAAATAACAGTATGAATTTGGAATTGAAAAATGATTTATACCAAGCAATTAGTGAGCTAAAAGATTAA
- a CDS encoding glutamate-cysteine ligase family protein, with protein sequence MAKKYKLFEVYGIELEYMLINDTSFKVAPIVDTLLTKKNGELTSDIENGAIAWSNELVAHVVEIKTNGPTANLTNLADEFHKNIVEINALLKPLNTKLLPTACHPLMNPAQDTQLWKHSYSEVYELYNRIFDCKGHGWSNVQSTHINLPFYNDTEFEKLHAAIRVILPLIPGLCASSPVLEGKLTGFKDTRLEFYKTNQKEIPEMTGSVIPEQVFSKSDYHKTIFDPIKTKIKKHDTNNILDHHFLNSRGAIARFDRNAIEIRLVDIQECPKADVAICVLIIEVLKQLVNGKLSSLQLQKEWKEQDLFSILDDAIKQGEDYKITNKEYLALFNIYKSSTIQEIWKQLFELVKEDISENYKEALHIIFKHGTLATRIENNLSNDLSEENIINTYNKLADCLETNTLFIPNN encoded by the coding sequence ATGGCTAAAAAATATAAATTATTTGAAGTGTATGGTATCGAGTTAGAATACATGCTAATTAATGATACTTCTTTTAAAGTTGCACCAATTGTAGATACTTTATTGACCAAAAAAAATGGCGAATTAACATCAGACATCGAAAATGGTGCTATTGCTTGGAGTAACGAGTTGGTGGCACATGTTGTAGAAATTAAAACCAATGGTCCAACAGCTAACCTTACCAATTTAGCGGATGAATTTCATAAAAATATTGTTGAAATTAATGCGCTTTTAAAACCATTAAACACCAAATTATTACCTACGGCGTGCCATCCTTTAATGAATCCTGCACAAGACACACAACTATGGAAACACAGTTATAGTGAGGTTTATGAATTATACAATCGTATTTTTGATTGTAAAGGACACGGTTGGTCTAACGTACAAAGTACCCATATTAATTTACCTTTTTATAATGATACTGAGTTTGAAAAGCTGCATGCTGCAATTCGTGTTATTCTACCATTAATCCCTGGCTTATGCGCTAGTTCTCCTGTTTTAGAAGGTAAACTTACAGGTTTTAAAGACACTCGCTTAGAGTTTTACAAAACCAATCAAAAAGAGATTCCGGAAATGACTGGTAGCGTTATTCCTGAGCAAGTTTTTTCTAAATCGGATTATCATAAAACTATTTTTGATCCTATTAAGACAAAGATTAAAAAACACGACACCAACAATATTTTAGATCATCATTTTCTAAATTCTAGAGGAGCCATTGCTCGTTTTGATAGAAATGCCATAGAAATTAGATTGGTAGACATACAAGAATGCCCTAAGGCAGATGTAGCTATTTGTGTTTTAATTATTGAAGTTTTAAAACAATTGGTAAACGGAAAGTTGTCTAGTTTACAATTGCAAAAGGAATGGAAAGAACAAGACCTATTCAGTATTTTAGACGATGCCATAAAACAAGGTGAAGATTATAAAATTACCAATAAAGAATATTTAGCTCTTTTTAATATTTATAAAAGCAGTACAATTCAAGAAATATGGAAACAACTCTTCGAGTTGGTGAAAGAAGATATCTCTGAAAACTACAAAGAAGCATTGCACATTATCTTTAAACACGGAACATTGGCAACAAGAATTGAAAATAATCTTAGCAATGATCTTTCTGAAGAAAACATTATAAATACCTACAACAAATTAGCAGATTGTTTAGAAACCAACACTCTTTTTATTCCAAATAATTAG
- a CDS encoding RimK family protein gives MNKYIVANQPEKWLFSIDNITVISSQEYLTNPKYSTIKKARIFNLCKNYSYQSKGYYVSLLAEARGHLAIPTVKNIVDLKTLKLVKIVSDEFDDEIQQSLKNIKSRSFTLSIYFGQNVAQKYKGLSSLFYKHFQVPFLRVNFNFNNKWNIQSIKAISESEIPNEHLESVYEFANQYFSKKRYDTPKLTTSDFDLAILVDPNDPAPPSNAKALKKFVDIAEKMNIYAEIIEPKDLSRLSSFDALFIRQSTEVNNEAYAFARKAQQEGIAIIDYPDAILKCCNKVFMAEALNNANIATPKTIIVHKDNMDAVIDNVGLPCVLKAPDSTFSFGVKKAKTESEYYDLVNDMLKESELIIAQEFCPSDYDWRIGIIDDKPFFACKYYMAKGHWQIYNWSAKKKNEQDGDADCLPIEKVPKVVLDMALKSARIMGKGLYGIDIKVVNNKPMVIEINDNPNVDFGVEDAFYGDLVYTEILSALKKRLE, from the coding sequence ATGAACAAATACATTGTTGCCAATCAACCAGAAAAATGGCTTTTTTCTATTGATAATATTACCGTAATTTCCTCACAAGAATATCTTACAAATCCCAAATATTCTACCATAAAAAAAGCGAGAATATTTAACCTTTGTAAAAACTACAGCTACCAATCTAAAGGCTACTATGTTTCTCTTTTAGCAGAAGCTAGAGGGCATTTAGCAATACCTACCGTAAAAAATATTGTAGATTTAAAAACATTAAAGCTGGTAAAAATAGTTTCTGATGAGTTTGATGACGAGATTCAGCAAAGCTTAAAAAACATTAAATCGAGATCTTTTACTTTAAGTATTTACTTTGGTCAGAATGTTGCTCAAAAATACAAAGGATTAAGCAGCTTGTTTTACAAACATTTTCAAGTACCTTTTTTACGTGTAAATTTCAATTTCAACAATAAGTGGAACATACAAAGTATCAAAGCTATTTCTGAATCTGAAATACCAAATGAACACTTAGAAAGTGTCTATGAATTTGCCAACCAGTATTTTTCTAAAAAACGTTATGACACGCCTAAACTAACCACTTCAGATTTTGATTTGGCCATATTAGTAGACCCAAATGATCCTGCACCACCAAGCAATGCAAAAGCACTAAAAAAGTTTGTAGACATTGCCGAGAAAATGAATATTTATGCAGAAATTATTGAACCAAAAGATTTAAGCAGATTATCGTCTTTTGATGCTTTATTTATCCGCCAAAGTACCGAAGTTAATAATGAAGCCTATGCCTTTGCCCGTAAAGCACAGCAAGAAGGTATTGCAATTATAGATTACCCAGACGCTATTTTAAAATGCTGCAATAAGGTTTTTATGGCAGAAGCTTTAAACAATGCCAATATTGCGACTCCAAAAACAATTATAGTTCATAAAGACAATATGGACGCTGTTATTGATAATGTAGGTTTACCATGTGTGCTAAAGGCGCCAGATTCTACTTTTTCTTTTGGTGTAAAAAAAGCAAAAACAGAAAGTGAGTATTATGATTTAGTAAATGATATGCTTAAAGAATCTGAACTTATCATTGCGCAAGAGTTTTGCCCTTCTGATTACGATTGGAGAATTGGTATTATAGACGATAAACCCTTTTTTGCTTGTAAATATTACATGGCAAAAGGACATTGGCAGATTTACAATTGGAGTGCAAAAAAGAAAAATGAACAAGATGGAGATGCAGATTGTTTGCCAATAGAAAAAGTACCAAAAGTAGTTTTAGACATGGCTTTAAAGTCGGCCAGAATTATGGGAAAAGGACTTTATGGAATAGATATAAAAGTAGTGAATAACAAACCAATGGTCATCGAAATTAACGACAACCCAAATGTAGATTTTGGAGTTGAAGATGCTTTCTATGGTGATTTGGTGTACACCGAAATTTTATCAGCATTAAAAAAACGTTTAGAATAA
- a CDS encoding 1-aminocyclopropane-1-carboxylate deaminase/D-cysteine desulfhydrase, which translates to MSNTNQTFFESDFIAENQQVFLPILEEKNIELFIKREDLIHPFVSGNKFRKLKYNLEEAKKLKKKAVLTFGGAYSNHIVATAVAGKMEGLKTFGIIRGEELGKNLEQTLEENPTLKVAHEHGMKFHFVSRELYRQKTSFGFIEKMKNKWGDFYLIPEGGTNFLAVNGCEEILTKEDAQFNYVCAAVGTGGTLAGLIKTLKRKQKVLGFPALKGNFLSEEIKKYTIKNDNWKLQKGYHFGGYAKHSEELITFINDFTDKTGILLDPIYTGKMVFGIVDLIKKDFFDEGTKILAIHTGGIQGIAGFNQMLEKKNEPIIKSI; encoded by the coding sequence TTGAGTAATACAAACCAAACCTTTTTCGAGAGTGATTTTATCGCTGAGAACCAACAAGTTTTTCTTCCTATTTTAGAAGAAAAAAATATAGAACTTTTTATAAAAAGAGAAGATTTAATTCACCCTTTTGTTTCGGGTAATAAATTTAGAAAGTTAAAATACAATTTAGAAGAAGCTAAAAAGCTTAAAAAGAAGGCGGTACTTACTTTTGGAGGTGCGTATTCTAATCATATTGTTGCAACTGCAGTTGCTGGTAAAATGGAAGGCTTAAAAACCTTTGGTATTATTAGAGGTGAGGAATTGGGGAAGAACTTAGAACAAACTTTAGAAGAAAATCCAACATTAAAGGTTGCGCATGAACATGGCATGAAATTTCATTTTGTTTCTAGAGAATTATACAGACAAAAAACGTCTTTTGGTTTTATAGAGAAAATGAAAAATAAATGGGGTGATTTTTATTTAATTCCAGAAGGAGGAACAAATTTTTTAGCAGTGAATGGCTGTGAAGAGATTTTAACAAAAGAAGATGCTCAATTTAATTATGTGTGTGCAGCAGTTGGTACTGGAGGTACGTTAGCTGGTTTGATAAAAACGTTAAAAAGAAAACAAAAGGTATTAGGTTTTCCTGCGTTAAAAGGAAACTTTTTATCCGAAGAAATAAAAAAATATACTATTAAAAATGATAATTGGAAATTACAAAAAGGATATCATTTTGGAGGTTATGCTAAGCATAGTGAAGAATTAATTACATTTATTAATGATTTTACAGATAAAACAGGTATTCTATTAGATCCTATTTATACGGGTAAAATGGTGTTTGGTATTGTAGATTTAATTAAAAAAGATTTTTTTGATGAAGGAACTAAGATTTTAGCAATTCATACAGGAGGAATTCAGGGGATAGCTGGATTTAACCAGATGTTAGAAAAGAAAAATGAGCCAATAATTAAAAGTATATGA
- a CDS encoding glucosaminidase domain-containing protein: MKLRVVLFCVSLLILSSCGSSKKASRTKRDAGVVLNESKPVKTPTSSEVERTTNLITKNSNLNKQTLDYIREYAAVSVKEMHLHRIPASITLAQGILESGRGRSELALKSNNHFGIKCHSEWQGQRVYHDDDHKGECFRKYQYVESSYDDHSAFLTQRRRYAFLFDYHSDDYKGWAKGLRRAGYATDRQYPNKLIKIIEDYRLHEFDKIKSNGFNVDRKNTKVVIEDKGLQKTISKYYEVKKGDTLYSISRKFKISVEVLKEINGLKDNTISIGQHLLTR; the protein is encoded by the coding sequence ATGAAGTTAAGAGTTGTATTATTTTGTGTGAGTTTATTAATTTTATCAAGTTGTGGGTCTAGCAAAAAAGCTAGTAGAACTAAAAGGGATGCTGGTGTTGTTTTAAATGAATCAAAGCCTGTAAAAACACCTACATCAAGTGAAGTAGAACGAACTACAAATTTAATAACTAAAAACTCAAACTTAAATAAACAAACTTTAGATTATATTAGAGAATATGCCGCAGTTTCAGTTAAAGAAATGCACTTGCATAGAATTCCTGCCAGCATTACGTTAGCCCAAGGTATTTTAGAATCGGGCAGAGGAAGGAGTGAATTGGCTTTAAAATCTAACAATCACTTTGGTATAAAATGTCATAGTGAATGGCAAGGACAACGCGTTTATCATGATGATGATCATAAAGGAGAATGCTTTAGAAAATACCAGTATGTAGAATCTTCTTATGATGATCATTCTGCCTTTTTAACACAAAGAAGAAGGTATGCTTTTTTGTTTGATTATCATAGTGATGATTATAAAGGTTGGGCTAAAGGGTTAAGAAGGGCAGGATATGCTACAGATAGGCAATACCCTAATAAGCTTATTAAAATTATTGAAGACTACAGGTTGCATGAATTTGATAAAATAAAAAGCAATGGCTTTAATGTTGATCGTAAAAATACAAAAGTTGTGATAGAGGATAAAGGTCTCCAAAAAACTATTAGTAAATACTATGAAGTTAAAAAAGGAGATACGTTGTATTCTATTTCTAGAAAATTTAAAATAAGTGTTGAGGTTCTTAAAGAAATTAACGGCTTAAAAGATAATACAATATCTATTGGGCAACACTTGCTTACTAGATAA
- a CDS encoding HAD family hydrolase, protein MNLSKVKLVVSDMDGTLLNSKGEVSTLFFDLLKQLKEKNITFCAASGRQYNSIVSKLDAIKNDIYVIAENGGIAKKNDDLLVLNLLSAEKIKKILPILKSIENSHVVLCGKNGAFIDSKDEDFIDLFQEYYTKYQIVDDLYSIIDNEDFLKVAIYHFTSSEEYVYPLIKDFDEDLLIKISGKNWLDISDKKSNKGNALREVQKILNITKEETMVFGDYHNDIEMLREADFSFSMKNAHKDITKIANYATESNDNYGVEKILAQLIEAK, encoded by the coding sequence ATGAATTTATCTAAAGTAAAATTAGTAGTTTCTGATATGGATGGAACATTACTAAACTCAAAAGGTGAAGTAAGCACCTTATTCTTTGACTTACTTAAACAACTGAAAGAAAAAAATATCACTTTTTGCGCTGCAAGCGGAAGACAATATAATAGTATTGTTTCTAAACTAGATGCTATTAAAAATGATATTTATGTAATTGCAGAAAATGGTGGAATTGCAAAAAAAAATGATGATTTATTAGTCTTAAATTTACTTTCTGCAGAGAAAATTAAAAAAATTCTTCCGATTTTAAAAAGTATAGAAAACTCTCATGTGGTTTTGTGTGGAAAAAATGGCGCATTTATAGATTCTAAAGATGAAGATTTTATTGATTTGTTTCAAGAATATTATACCAAATACCAAATTGTAGATGATTTATATAGCATTATAGACAACGAGGATTTCTTAAAAGTAGCAATTTATCATTTTACATCTTCAGAAGAATATGTATACCCACTTATAAAAGATTTTGATGAAGATTTATTAATTAAAATCTCAGGCAAAAACTGGCTAGATATTTCTGATAAAAAATCAAATAAAGGAAATGCTTTAAGAGAGGTTCAAAAAATCTTAAATATTACCAAAGAAGAAACGATGGTTTTTGGTGATTACCATAATGATATAGAAATGTTAAGAGAGGCCGATTTTAGTTTTTCTATGAAAAATGCTCATAAAGACATTACCAAAATTGCTAATTACGCTACCGAAAGTAATGATAACTATGGGGTAGAAAAGATATTAGCTCAATTAATAGAAGCTAAATAA
- a CDS encoding LacI family DNA-binding transcriptional regulator, with amino-acid sequence MKRLTIKDIAKEFNVSISTVSKALNDSYEISVSTKDKIQKYAKEKNYKPNFNALSLKNRQTKTIGIIIPNMLNYFFAQVFNGIEKVANDRGYKIISCISNESFKKEVETIEMLSNGSIDGFILSLAEETVSKGDYKHFQEVLDNDTPIVMFDRVAEKLKCDKVVTDNFDSARSTVSYLVKSGHKNIAFISTMNNLDIGRRRQLGYLKGLEDYNLKAEKNLIINIDDNYKNYENILTPIFKDNTIDSVIATDESSAIAAMKVAIKQGHKIPENFSVISFSNGILARHSSPRMTTVSQHGEIMGATAAEMLINRLEDKSKVKKKHETVIVKTDLVERNSTKNIL; translated from the coding sequence ATGAAAAGACTTACCATAAAAGACATTGCTAAAGAATTTAATGTTTCTATTTCTACTGTTTCTAAAGCACTTAATGACAGTTATGAAATTAGCGTAAGTACAAAAGATAAAATTCAAAAATACGCTAAAGAAAAAAACTACAAACCTAACTTTAACGCACTAAGTTTAAAGAATAGACAGACCAAAACTATCGGAATTATCATTCCGAATATGTTAAACTATTTTTTTGCTCAGGTATTTAACGGAATCGAAAAAGTTGCCAACGACAGAGGTTATAAAATAATTTCATGTATTTCTAATGAATCCTTTAAGAAAGAAGTAGAAACTATTGAAATGCTTTCTAACGGAAGTATAGATGGTTTTATATTATCGCTTGCAGAAGAAACGGTTTCTAAAGGAGATTATAAACACTTTCAAGAAGTTTTAGACAATGACACTCCAATTGTTATGTTTGATAGAGTTGCAGAAAAATTAAAGTGCGACAAGGTAGTTACAGATAATTTTGACAGTGCAAGAAGTACCGTCTCTTATTTAGTAAAATCTGGTCATAAAAATATTGCCTTTATTTCTACAATGAATAATTTAGATATTGGAAGAAGAAGACAATTAGGTTATTTAAAAGGTTTGGAAGATTATAATCTTAAAGCCGAAAAAAACCTGATCATAAATATTGATGACAACTATAAAAACTACGAGAATATTTTAACTCCTATTTTTAAAGACAACACCATAGATAGTGTTATTGCTACAGACGAATCTTCTGCTATTGCAGCAATGAAAGTAGCTATAAAACAAGGACATAAAATACCAGAAAATTTTTCCGTTATTTCTTTTTCTAACGGAATCTTAGCAAGACACTCTAGTCCAAGAATGACTACTGTTAGCCAACATGGAGAGATTATGGGAGCTACAGCTGCAGAAATGCTAATTAACAGACTAGAAGACAAATCTAAGGTTAAGAAAAAGCATGAAACTGTTATTGTTAAAACAGATTTAGTAGAAAGAAATTCTACTAAAAACATATTATAA
- a CDS encoding mannosyltransferase → MSSFTKYKDLFLILISTLLYVTFAYYLERTEFYKLLFLWFSLFTCFFFLIKSKSINTSTLIGLVILFRLIFLFAIPNLSQDFYRFIWDGRMILEGLNPYLSLPKNFIQQGLHPIAETSNLYVGMGEMNGSHFTNYPPINQLCFLIAALFASKSIFGSIVVLRLIIILADIGILYFGKKLLERLNLPVKNIFLYALNPLIIIEMTGNLHFEPVMLFFLIWSFYKLHQQKWIWAAVLLACSVSVKLIPLLFLPLFFQWFVQKSSNKKEVTSSNTPRNTFSVKWIPTFSGIKKLIGFYAITLTTIIILFLPFYSSEFINNYANSVGLWFRNFEFNASFYYIFREIGYQFRGYNEIAIIGKITPILTILFLVILTFFRKNNTIIPLITAMLFGLCFYYFTATTVHPWYLATPLILSVFTKYRFPVIWTIVIIFSYQAYANIPWKENLWFVGTEYVILYVYLIFELLKNPQYYKIVK, encoded by the coding sequence ATGTCGTCTTTTACCAAATACAAAGACCTATTCCTAATTTTAATTAGCACACTTTTATATGTAACTTTTGCCTATTATTTAGAAAGAACAGAATTCTATAAACTTTTATTTTTATGGTTTTCGCTTTTTACTTGTTTCTTTTTTTTGATCAAAAGCAAATCCATAAACACATCAACTTTAATTGGATTAGTTATTCTTTTTAGGTTGATTTTCCTCTTCGCTATCCCAAATTTATCTCAAGATTTCTATAGATTTATTTGGGATGGACGTATGATTCTTGAAGGGTTGAATCCGTATTTATCATTACCAAAAAACTTCATTCAACAAGGTCTTCACCCAATAGCAGAAACATCTAATTTGTATGTTGGTATGGGCGAGATGAATGGAAGCCATTTTACTAATTACCCACCTATTAACCAGCTTTGTTTTTTAATAGCTGCGTTGTTTGCTAGTAAAAGTATATTTGGTTCTATTGTAGTTTTAAGGCTAATTATTATTCTTGCAGATATTGGAATCCTGTATTTCGGAAAGAAACTACTAGAAAGATTAAACTTGCCTGTAAAAAACATCTTTTTATATGCATTAAATCCGCTTATAATTATAGAAATGACGGGGAACTTGCATTTTGAGCCGGTTATGTTATTTTTCTTAATTTGGAGTTTTTACAAATTACATCAACAAAAATGGATATGGGCCGCAGTACTTTTAGCTTGCTCTGTTTCTGTAAAGTTAATTCCGCTATTGTTTTTACCCTTGTTTTTTCAATGGTTTGTTCAAAAATCTTCTAATAAAAAAGAGGTTACTTCTTCGAACACTCCTCGTAATACTTTTAGTGTAAAATGGATTCCTACCTTCTCAGGGATAAAAAAACTAATAGGCTTTTATGCAATAACATTAACAACAATCATCATTTTATTTCTTCCTTTTTACTCATCAGAATTCATTAATAATTATGCTAATTCTGTTGGTTTATGGTTTAGAAACTTTGAATTTAATGCAAGTTTCTATTATATTTTTAGAGAAATTGGTTACCAATTTAGAGGCTATAATGAAATTGCAATTATTGGAAAAATCACTCCCATTTTAACTATTTTATTTCTTGTTATACTCACTTTTTTCAGAAAAAACAACACTATAATTCCGTTAATCACAGCAATGTTATTTGGATTGTGTTTTTACTACTTTACGGCAACAACTGTACATCCTTGGTATCTGGCAACACCTTTAATTTTATCTGTATTTACGAAGTATCGTTTTCCTGTAATTTGGACAATTGTAATTATTTTTAGCTATCAAGCCTATGCAAATATTCCTTGGAAAGAAAACCTTTGGTTTGTTGGTACAGAATACGTTATCCTCTATGTTTATCTTATTTTTGAGCTTCTAAAGAATCCTCAATATTATAAAATTGTAAAATAA